The genomic window GCCTATCCTCGCCGCCGCAATACGCCTCAAACGCTGCCGCTCCCTGCGTCCGCCGCCGCGCCCTGCTTCTGCCGCCGCCGCGCAGGACTCTGCCTAAACGCTTGGAGGTTAGTTAATCATTATGCCTTTTCAATTCATCATTTCGTATGTTTTCTTCTCTGTTCTTTGCACTGTTATTTCTTCAATCTCTTTGACCCTCTCTCTGACTTTGACCTCCACACACACGCACTTTCTATGTTGTAAATGGTTAACACACTTGTGGTtgttgttggtggtggtaatGGTGGTGTTTCTCATGTCAACTCTCTCTACTTGCAACTATATTTATTAGTTTTCGGTGTTTTATTGGCTTATTCATATGGTAGTTCGGCAGAGTAACACGGAACAAAAACCATGTTTCATTTGGCGAGTGTTCAACAAGAACATGGTCTTGTCCATGATTTTGTATCCCATAGTGGTCGATTTGCCTTTGATTCCAAGTTCTTCACCTTTGGCTCTGATAATTGCGCTTTAGCTTTATCAAATTACTTGCACTTCAATGTCACAAACCACAGTGTGTGTTCTGCTGCTTCTCCTAGCTTGAAACTTAGAGGCAGAGGGGATTCGAATTAGAATTTCAGGAGGTTTTTTAATGATTTCAACACCGCTATTAGGTTCCACACTCAGAAATTGCCAATTGGATTTGATTCTCCTGCCTTGATTCTAGGGATAATAGTGATGATATTGCCTTGCTACTCAGTAGCTATGAGGAATGTTATTCTAGGGATAATAGTGATTTCAACGCAGCTATTAGGTTGACTAGTATGTAAGATAATACAAAGAAAAATATTAGTCTTCTAATATTTCTCAAAATGAAAATTTATAAATAAGATAGTCCTTCTGTTTTGTTTTATAAATTAGAAAAACGAATAGCCGCTAGTAATTTTGTGCCTGGTGCATTCTAAAACTGATCTGTTAAGTACTTATGCCAAAAATGAATGATGATGATAACTGTATTGATGTTAATGTGTATGGCTTATGGCCCTATGATGGCGCGACTAGTAGTTTGATCATGGCCTTGACATTTGTTTTCAGTCTATGGAGTATGTAGTGATAAAATTATGATTCTTCCTCAGCTTAATTTGCTCTGTGCTGCATTATTATGATTATTGTTATTGCTTTGCTCTCACAAATATATTAATGTTTTTGACGGCTCTGATATGTCAATTCAAGTGATTCTTGGGTCATTATAGTGTCACAATCATTCACACTAGATTGCAGCATGGCCATCACGACTTCATACACAGTTATGAATTATGATGGGAGCAAGTAAGCTAAATCTTGGAGACAAACCCAGAGCAATGAAGCTAGTAGACTATTCCGTTCAAAAACTATATCTTGCGCAGCTTTGGATTGCTATTGAAAAATTCGACAAAATCAATCTCTGGAAAGGGTTGCAGAGCCTCAAAGTCCCCTTTGAATTCAACCTTCATAAAAAGATGCTTCACCTCACTTGCCAATTTCAGCATTTTACATATTGCATCCCAGCACCACTGGACTCCTCGCATCGACAGGAACTCCAGAACATTGAGGTTTCCGAAATCTATCATGTATACCCTCCCTGGAAACAATTAACATGAGATGAAAGAAATATAAGAACAAGAAAACACAGCCAGTAAGAAAAAACTATATGTACAAGAATCACTTAATATGGAAAATTACCCGAACTGTTGGAAATTGAAAGCTTCTTCAAATGCCCGGTTTCAGGGACCCTGATCCAACTACAGCTTTGTACCTCAAGGGATTCAATTTTCGGAGAGATAAGAGAAAGTGAACAGTTTCCCAGACCATAAAAATCGTCCTCATGAAGCTGTTTGAGATTGAGTCATACAAGGCATGGGCAGCTGCAGAACTTGAGCAACAGAGAGGTTGAAGAGGCTGAGGTTTCCATGCAGGAAGCTCAGGACTACCTTGATTCTGTCACGGAAAGTGCCATGGACGAGTTCCGGCGCTTTGAAGAGGAGCTTGAGAGCATGTCAAAGGCTGAAATGGAGAGCCTAGTTAACACTTCTGAGGGTGCAAGAAAGATGGGAAATTTGATGGAGAAAGCTGCCTCCATTGCTTCCAAGAAGTATATTGAGGCTGCACTCAATTCAGCCACTGCTTCCATGAAATCTGCTTGGAAGGGAATCTCTTCTGGCAAGGTCCATCCTTCTTAAAACATGACAATAACAAAATAACCCTCCTATTGAAATGTATTTAGTTAAAATCTGTAATAAGATACTTCTGTTTTAGCCTTGTTTTGTTATCTTCTGTTCTTATATTGCTGCTATAGAAATTGGATCAGAATTGATGTACCAAATTTGATAGGCTGAGAATTCATGATTCAGCCACCAGTGAGAATGCAAACAGATTTAATGTTCATGACACATTGAAAATCCAAATACTTTCATGATGAATCTGATATAACAGTTAGTAGTTAGGTTTATGAAGCTTAATCTCCAAGATTTGTCAGTAATGTATTTATCCCTCAATTCTTCTTAAGAGATATATTATTACTTCTTTGGTTTAATTGAATTTAGTGTCATCGAAGGGCATAGGCATatcaaaagaaataaccatccaattaaaaataacaaacaTAATTATCTGCATATCTATTAAATTAAACATATAATATattcattattcacattgtttagtattctcATTGTCTATTTATacttttcttataaaaaaaattcatgaaGCGGCACCTCTGATCTGAGGAGACAAGAAGCGTGCGTATTTTTTGGTACATTGTATAAGTTGAGATAATAGATTAATAATGAATTCCAACAAATATGTATTGTTGTGGATCTAGTATAGATTCAACAAAACGTAACTTGTCAAAATGAGTATGAATCCACTTGTCGAATGTAAGAGTAGAGTCACACAAAAGTTGCATACTCTTCAATTGCTACACATACACCAGCCTTCATATATAAATTGTAACAACTCTTTCGACTTGGAATTGTCTTCTTATTCAGAGCATTTGGTCTTATATCATCTCTTGCTAGTACATTAATTTAATATAAAGTTTTAATTCTCTGCTGATTTACCAGAATatacaacataaaaaatatatactgCACTTCCGTTTGGACTATGAATTTTCTTCGGCTGCTTCATATCATATCAAATATCataactacaaaaaaaaaaaaataacgactctcaactatcaattttACGAGGTTTAACTCTATATATATAGTAAGATATTTAATTTTCTTAGCAGCAAAGTGTATCTGATCGTTCTCTATAACTAATTAGTCACCCTTAGCTTGCATTGGCTTCTTCAATTTCTTCCACTCAATGTTTTCATTTCTGTATTATCTGCTTCTTCTTGCAATTCCTCTAATGGCAGTAGTGATATTTCATCACTTAAAGAAACAACAACACAAAAGAACCACTCTACCACCAGGTCCTAAACCACTTCCCATAATCGGAAACCTCCACCAACTCGACAGCTCCAACCTCAATCTCCAACTATGGAACCTCTCAAAGATCTACGGCTCCATATTCTCCCTTCAAATAGGGTTCAAACCAGCCATAGTTATCTCCTCACCGAAACTCGCAAAGGAGGTTCTCAAAGACCATGATCTTGACGTTTCAAGCAGACCTCCGTCGCTCGGAACCACTAGACTCTCTTACAACGGTTTCGATTTGATTTTCTCTCCATGCAGCGAGTACTGGAGAGAAATCAGGAAGATCTGCGTCGTTCATTTCTTCAGCTCCAAGCGAATCTCTGGATTCTACCACATCAGAAAATCTGAAGTGGAAAGAATGTTAGGCAAGATATCAGAGCACGTGAGTTCTTTGAAAACCACGAATCTGAGTGAGATATTGATGTCCGTGTCGAGTTCTATAGTGTGCAGGATTGCGTGCAGAAGAAGATACGAAGTTTATATGGCAAGAAACCATTCATAGAAGATGAAAATATTGAAAAGCTTGTTTATCTGAAAGCAGTGATCAAAGAAACATCAAGATATTATGCACCTGCACCATTGGTACCAAGAGAATTCAACAAAAATAGCAGAATAGCAGGGTATGAAATTGAAGCCAAGACGATAGTATACGTAAATGTGTTTGCCATCCATAGAGACCCTGAAACTTGGAAGGATCCAGAAGGGTTTAGTTTGATTACATTTTAAAATGAATTGATTTctcaaaccaaaccaaaattccAAACCAATTTGAGTATAAATAGTTTATTGAGTTCATCCACCATGCCTAAGCTACTGCTATCTTAGATTTTGTCCCCCCTTAGAAATTCCAATTAACTCAGCTTACTAATCAAGTCTCATTCAACAAAGATTAATCACTTACAGGTTACAGCAGTAATAGCAGTAAAGTATAATAATGTTTTAGCAACAAGGACCATTCAACAGCATTATAATAAAACGTTAAATGAATAATATAAAACAATGGTGAGGTCAATTTTACATTGTCACGCATAACGGTTCTCTTTCTCCAATAATTACCCGTTTATGCAGCTAGAAAAGCAAGCATCCAAAAAACACCCTTCACTGCCATTGGCCACAACACATACACAGAAGTTGATGGCACTTCACGTGCCTCCagaactttcttttcttttctgttcataAAAGTTTGAGTTGATCTACATCTACTACACTAGATTAGATAGTGCTGCTCTATTTAGTATTTACCATAGAGGTAGTGACCAGATACATatacaaataaaattattttcagtGAAAATACTGAATAGATTTCTAAGTTTTTATTGCAAGCATAATTAAATTTCTTGACTATTGAGAAAAAAATAATGATTAACTAACCTCCAAGTGTGGCGGCGGCGTCTTGCGAGGCGGCGGCAGCGTCTTGCACGGCGGCGGCAGGTTGCGAGGCACCGCCATAGGCAAAGCTTTCAATCTTTTCTCAAAAACAGCCTGCACTACCATGTAAAGGGGAATCTTAGACAATTACCAAGTGATAATCACTTTACACCCTTGGGAACTTGTACAAAGAAGAAAACAAGTTTCCTAGGAGGAAAGAGGTGGCAGTTTACGGACCAGAAGGTGCTCTGCATTTCGCTTATAGTGCTCAGCCTTACTTTCAGCAAGCATGGAAGCCAACCTAATAAGATTTATAGCTGACACCGAGTTCCCAGAGGGTTCTGCCCCATCATGGTCTTCTTTCACACGGAGAAGAACTGAAATATCCACCTGCAAGTATTATTGAAATATCCACCTCCATCCCCATCAAGAAACAAAGCATCCTGCAAGTAACACATCTCAGGAGGAACTCGATGTCTGGCAAAGCACCGTGAAATTTCTTTCAGATTCAGATATCAATCTTTACCTGAGTGCCCTGCAATTCAATTGCCCATTGAAGCCAGTTGATTCCACCACCAAACTCATAGAGATCCAGTAATCCAGAGATCAGAAAAGCATAATCATCCAAGAAACCAGGTGCTTTAGATGGAGAATTTCTGAAACTACGGTTCAGCCTTTGTGTTTCAGCATTGTGAAGTTCCTTCTTAATAAATAATGCTGCTTTTCCCGCAATTTGCATGTATTCCTTTGGCTGGAATTTGCAAAACAAAAAGGAGAAAGTTGAATATATTAGCAATTACTCAAAACTGAAAAAAAGAAGAGGATCTAATTGTCTCCAGGTGTTCCTTTAACAAGCTTCATCTACAATTCCCTTATAACTGCCAATGCCAACTAACTCATAAACTGCCAATTCCCATTTTGATCAACACAACAATATAAAATTTATCCATAATAGGATAATTTACAGACATCCATGATATAAAAGCAGTGTGTCTTCTGTCTTTTTAAATACCAAAAGTCATTCAGCAAAAGGGCAAAACTAAAATATCAAAGGCTCTCTAACTACATATATGGACATCTGTATAAGGGGAAACTTACTTCAGTGCCAACAACAGGAAAATAGAACTTAGTGCTCTCAGCTTCACCCAGGAGAATCTTGGAGGCCCTGGAAAAAGATGAGATAGCCAGTCCATTCCAAGATAGAATAACCTAGAAGCATAGGATTTCTTGAGACTCATACTAAAAAGTTGAAACCAGTATCATAATAGAAGATTCTTAAATAAATTAGTAACCATGTTTACGGGGATACTTTATCATCCAAATGTGGCCTTGCCCGCCTTGACCTTACTTCGAACAGCTTCCGcctaaattctccaagaatatcTTATATATGTTTTGATTGACATGCTGTACTTTGATGTGATCTCTGAAGGATCTTTTGATTCTTTTCTCTCAATCAGGACATTCTTTCCCTTGAATTCATCATGAGGATCGCTCATGCTAGATAGGTCACAGTTACCAGACTGCTTTATGTAATAGTGCTCAATAAAAATATCGGCATGCTCTCCAAGTATGTCTTCAACCTAAaccgaaaattaaaattaacaaaatggtTGAAACCAAATAttcaaagggaaaaaaaaaagttgaaagcGAACTGCAAATATAGCAAAACAACAAATGATAAATTACAATACATCTATTACATGTGGAGAAAAGCGTCTTGCGCGGCGGGGGCAGCGTCGTGGGCGGCGGCGGCAGGTTGCGCGCGGAGGCGGCAGGTTGCGGTGGCGGCGGAGGCGTGTTGCGGCGGCGAGGATAATGCTAATGAAATTTGCAGCagagaaaaaggaagaggaagaggaagagaaagagaaaaatgcAGGAATTGAAATTGTACGAAAATCCTAACAGacctttttttctcttctctaaATGCTTGAATGCTTCTAATGtgagaatgaaagaaaaaagaacaaagttaaaaaatcaataattagaggggtcaaaatataattaataatttttacaaaaaatggaatatattttataattattttaatgcAGGTTAATGATACtcctataaaaatataaaagtaaagaatCCATAgcctaaaaaataattatttactcaaaattatttaattatgatttttgtttgtattttcttttcatatTTCGCCCGCGTGGACAACACTTTCGAAAATCCCAAAACCTGCTCTCTCTGTCTCTCACTCACTCAGCCAAAGAAACTCCTTCTCATGAAAAATGGAAAACCCTAAGACCCTATACCTCTCCTTCTCTAAATCCAATTCCAACTTCAACCACAGTGACCTTCTCATTCTTTGCGAAATCTTCTTCGAAAATCTCGGCACCGCATTCCGAACTCTCTTCTCTGCCCTCCCTCTCTTCCATGACCGTCACGCTGCCGGGTCAGATCCGAATCCGGATCCGAATTCACGGATTTGGCCGCTTGTTGAAGATGCTGCTATCCTTCTTCGCTGCTGCATGGTTTCTCTGACACTCCTTCACTCCGACCAGAAGTTCCTCGTAGACAAGACGCGTTTTCTCCACCGTGCACTCCACGCCTTCGTCTCCGTCGACGTCGCTAATTGCCGCCTGCGCTTCCGGAACTTCGTCTCAGGTGCTGACGTGGAACTATCCGATTCTTGCCGTCCGTTTCTGTGTGCGCTGCTAGAGGCAAGGCTACTACCTGCAACTGCTTCTAGCTTCTGCTTTTGTGGCTATGTTCTCTGCCTGATTAATGTTTCTGATGTTTAGTTTAGGATTGGTTATTAATTTAAATTGTTTTGTGGAGGTTGTGATTTTGTTTCTTACTTGAAAATTTGGGTGCATTGATTACACATTGCGTTCGAGAATATTAGCAATAGCCACGTTTTCTTTTGATAGCTTTAGTTGGTTGCATGGATTCAACTATACGGTTTCGACTGTAGTAAAAGCAATATTTTGTCCCTTAGAATAACTCAGAGGAAACCGTAAAGTTCTAGTGGCTTCTCTGAAGGTTTTATGAAGTTTTAGACTTTTGTTTTAATTGGACTTGCTGTTTTTGGATCACTTTTCTTGTGGAAGGCCTATTGTTTTTCTTTGACATTACCAAATCAGCATAGATAAGTGTCTACATCTTTTCTTCAGTGCAGTCTTCTCTATATATTGTCATTGGCGCTTATTTGTTCTGATGACCAGCCTCATGGTGTGGATGGATTCAGCtttgaaaatattttctttcagTTTGTTTGAAGTTTTAGTTTCAATTTGCTTACCATTAATTTTAGTTGTAGTTGCAAATGCAATATTCTTGTCACAGCTATCCAAGTTTTTGACGTTTGTAGtcatattttctatatatattagCTGTTTTATTAACTTCCAAACACAAACATGTATAGAAATGTTATGATTCATGTCCAACTAAACTTGAAAGTTATTTCAGGTTTTTGCAGATGAGCTTCTAAGACATCAAACTTTAAGAAGCTATCTCATGCTTGTCGATTCagtatcttccatgagagaaaagCTTTTTGTGCACAATTCCATGCATCATGATTTTGCAAGTGTTCTGTTGGTGATAGCTGCCCATTTTAATCTGTCAGTTTCTAATGAGAATGCTTTTGAGAATTTTGTGAGTAGATTATTTTCGCATTGTGACAAGGATTCTCGATTTCCTGGACTTAGCCCTGCACCTGCCATATCATTGCTTATGGACCCTACTATGCCTTCTGCACCAAAGATGTTCCAGGCACATGTAATCTCCTTGGTTTCTGAAGCCATTGATGCTGGCTTAGATTCCACTAGTTTGGCTCCTAATATTAACTGGTACTTAATTGGATTCCAAAAAGCTGTTATTTTGTACTCTATGCACATTACTCATTTGCAAATTGATAATTTTTACTCCAAATCGAAATGTGGCTATGATTTGTCCCAGCATAAGAAGCATCATCCAACATTTCAATCTTctattctgcaagtcacaaatagCAAATTAAACCAAGTCTTATTGCTGTCAGATAATTCATGCAAAATATCCTCCAAAACAAAAGCCAACATTTTGGCCGATTGCATTGCTTTTATGAAAGGGAAGCAGTGCATATTTGCTGATTCATGCAGGGGCATGGCTGACTCAATTTTGGAAGGCCTAATTCATCGAGCTTTCTCCCAATATCCTTCTAGAGATGGTTTTTGTGTAAAGGAAAATACCAGTGCCAGAGATATATGTCTTCTTGCATCCATATTGAAGTTCATGGGTGTTTCGTTGATGCAAGCGGTTAAGTGTCTAATTAATAGTGGTGCTTCAGGTTGTTTGAAAACCATGGAAAATACCTCTCTCCACGAGAAATATGGTTCATTGATCAGCCATGTTCGTCATTTTCAAGAAATAAAGTTTTGCTTACCCTTTCAAGCTTTTTTGTGTGATTTGATGAAAATGCAACAAACAACAAGTCACAGTGTCTCAAAATCGATGATTGTGCATTTCTCTGGCTTGCTATATATAAGTTTTAGTAGTGAGCTACATTTGTTGGCAAAGGGGTGTATATATGTAATTATGGCTCTGATGTCTCTCATTGCTTTTGAAGAAGGGGATTTAGTTTCTTTAGATCCATTAAGGCATGGACCACTGAAATCTTGCTCCATTGTAGTCCAATCTAATAATACTGAAGAGGTGAAATGTGCTTTCAGTTCTCTTGTTCTTGAATTAAGTTTGGTTTGTATGTTGTTCTTAAATCGTTGGTGAATTTGCAGGGGGTCGGATATGGAGATAAACAATCTATCTACAAAGTTGTAGAGCAGTTCATTGGAATTCAAAAGGAAAATTTAAGGTACACATTGTTTCTAAATTGTAATCCAGTTTGGCCTTTTAGGTGTTGGGCATTTgtctttgaaaagaaaaaggaaatgtCATGCAATTAGTCCGATGAATTATAATGTTGCTGAAGCTGAAATGAAAAGATAGAGAAAAAGTGCCTTCGAGTCAATACTGTTCAGTTTTAGTGCTATTGTTATTCTTTTTATGAGTTGTTGAGGTTTGAACAGCTTCATAAATTGCTTGATGAAGTAATTACAGTTTTGTTTAAGTGAAAAGGTTCCTGCAGGATACCTGATAGTGTCCCTTCTGCCTTTATATTTTACAGATCAGGTTCTGCCACCTCCTACACCTGCAATGGGGAAGCTTTCCTTGATTGCATACTAGGAAACCCCAAAGAACTCGATGATTATGATGAACTTGTGGACTTCGTTGTCTGCACTACAGGAAAAGATTATTTCAGCTGGTTGAATAACCGCACACGATATCGGAAACAGAGACATGAGAAGATGATAGATCAAAGAAAGATTAAGAAGAAAGCATTCATGAATGGAAAGTCTTGTAAGCGTCAGAAAATGGGTAGGTCTACCAAGCGTCAGATTTGGAAGTGATGTTtatatttgattgatgatttcaTGTAAAAATATGTTAATGTATATGCGATCTATTAATAGGAGGAAAAAAAACTTGCCTTCAGATGTGAACTTTTAAATTTGGTCACAACGATAACTCTCTCATCCAATGTGCACATTAGTTTTGTTGTATGCAATTCGCATACATATCGGTTCACCTCAGAAAAAAGCGCATAAATTCAAATTAGGTACTGTCTGCTCTAGCAAAAAGCGCATAAATTCAAATTAGGTACTGTCTGCTCTAGCCGCTAGGTATGCGTAAACGACATTTGTGTAAACTAGCAACTAGATCAAGCTATTGGACTAACTAAAAGAAGGCGTTTATGATACTGATTTAGAGGATAACATTGATATAATTTAGATTTAATTAGTctgttaatttttataattgtattaaatttataattaattttattttatttttttatcaattagaTTTTATATTAGTAAAATTATAAAGAGTAACAGAGTAGTTAAATCTATAATttattatgatttatattgtatttgattttatttttcaatataatataatttaattcaataCAGTGCTAATCACAATTATTTGAATCAAATTAGATTACAATAACAAAGTCTTATCCCATAAAATAGGTCAGCTATAGAGATTAAAGAATGTTATTATGTCATGTCGTGTATTATCTTTTTAATGAGATTGTTGATATGTAGATCTCTTTGACCACCCTATATAGAGTCTTTTTAGATCTTTTTCTATCATTTATCACCTGTCTACCTTTCATCTTATCCACCTTTTTAATTGGGTGTTTTGTTAATCTTCTTTTTCCATGTCTAAACCACCTTAGATGAGATTCTACTGTCTTTTTTTTACAAAATATGCTACTTTAACTTTTTCTCTTATATcttctgttccgagggttaaCTGAAATAGTGATTTGGGCCTGAACATGAGGTCCAGACTTCTTCTGAGGCAGGGTCTGATTTGTATCGGTGCCGAGGTGCCGCCGtctgagttcctcgtgaggaggtgggagtggtacctgtaagagactccgatacttaagttaacaAGGGTTTTAGTAGATTGGGTCCTGAATATACCTGAGGgtgtttagtatatttatagtagGTAGAATAATCACCTTTTAAAATAGTCCCACCTTTTAATGGTAGATAACTGTTCCCATTTTCTAAAAAAGTAGTTATTTATTCAGATAAATAAGGTTGAATTATCTTCATTGCGCCTGACCTCTATGAGGTTGGGTAGGAGTAGTCGAGGCCACCTTTATGGGGTGGGCTTTTGTTCTTTTTGAATCTAGCTTTATTTTGGGCTAGGTTCAAACATTTTGTGGCTTTGGATGTTGACACGTCACGTCGGGTAAACCGCCTATCTAGGACAGATCGGGTACTCGACGTGCTTTTAAAATTCGAAACATTACGTCATGCACGTTCCTTCTTCGATAGCCTTAGTAACCGTGCATGCTATTAATGAAGAGTGTGAAATGACATTTTTTCTCCAGTGTCTTATAAATACTcaattttcttcctctttcttctttttctcttttctgaaTTGCTTcggcttcattttttttttccaaaaatttatcatagctcttttctttcttcaagattTCTTCTGTTTGTTTGTTTTACTGGAGATTTTTTATTCGTACGTGCTTTTGCTGTTTGAAGTGCGCATTTTTTCGTCTCACATTCTTCTTTTCATGTTGGTTTTTACCCTTCTTCTTGCTCTGTTTCttgcgttttgctttgccacttTTGTGTTGTTTAATTGAAAATTTGCTTGCTTTCTTATTCTTAGATTTTTGGATGGTGTTGTTATTTTTATCGGTGTCGGAAATACTTTTGAAAATGGAGTTTAGCCTTAGAAACTTTGCATTGGTCCTGAGCTTTATTTGTTACTGTTGCTAGTGGGTCTGAATGTGGAATTTTCATGCTTATGTTGCCGCTAAATGATGCCACTTTATATGTTTAAAGATAGTGCCATTTTTGTATCTGATAATGTGATGATAGTTTGTGTTGTATAAGAATTTTTAAGAATTGTAATCCTTGGTTGGTGTTGTTGACGATGACCCGACTTCCCGTAAATATTACCCGACTTCTTGTTGTGACAATTTTCTTATTTGTTGTATTGTAGGTATAGCTTGTATTTGTCGGTTAGTTGTTCACAATATGTCCTCTAAAGTTCCATCCAACCTGACCTGGATAGATATATCTGTTCTTACTCCTGTCTTCGTTATTAATAGAAAGTATACCGAGACCTTTTGTAGGCACCATATGTTGTGTGAGAATCGAGAGGATGAGCGTATGTATGAGATCTTAGTTGCCGATCCTAAGGAGAGGGTTTGTTTTTCCCGATTTGATAGGTCAGAACGTCATTTCATATATGTGTATGattatttttttacaaaattagGAGCTACCCTTTCTTTCTCTGATTTTGAGTCCAAGGTCCTTAACTTCTACAATATTGCTCCTACCCAATTGCATCCAATTTTTGGATTTCTTGAAAATATAACAACTTCTTTATTGGAAACTAGATGTCCGACCTTCTCttaagttctttttttttttatctttttgtcttGACCAAACCTTTTAGCTCCAAAAAACAAGGTTGGGTCTCTTTCTGAGCTATTCAGGGTAGAATAATTTTTGCCACCTTTGATGAGTCCTTTCATGATTTTAAGAATTAATTCTTAAGGTTCTTGCTATAGAGAGTGTCCAGCCTTTCTTTTTAGGTGAAAGGAATGAGCCCCTTTTTTCTTTGTACTGGAAAGAGAACCCTGTGATTGTTAAGTATAACCTGGAAGACTTAGATGAGATCGAGGAGAGTGTAATCGGGTTGTTACAAGGATATTGGGGCCGAGCTCCTTATCTGGATACTAAAAGATATTTAGGAAATCCAAGTTAGCTCCAGTCCGAGTTAGGTAGTCTTCTTTTCCATTTTATAGTCCTTTTAGCAAAATAATTTCAGTGACTGACGTTACCTAACTTTTgtatcatgtagaaaagatggctCCCAACTCGGTCTCTATGAAAACACTGCAAAGAAGAATGTTGTTGCCTAAAGCATACAACTAAAAGGGACCGGTAAAACTACTGATCTTTTGTCGTCCTCTAAGTCGGACTCGGGTGCCTCAGCTTCTTTGAAGATTACTCTTAATCCGGTTCCCCAACCAACCCCTCTTCCGTCTAGTTCGTCCAAACAGACAGCTCATCCTCTACCTTCCAATCCCAAGCCGAACCCTAAAAAACGTAAGTTTTCGAATTCGGGTAGTATATATGAGCAGGGTTTTAACACCCTTGCTTGGAGTGAGAAAAACATCCTTCCCCGTAGCTTTATTAGTATGGACGACATTGCTATACAGAGCCATCTTTAGCTTCTCATCCATGGTGGAGTTTGGATAGTTGGTATATGCGCAGCCTTATCAAGAGAACTGGAGAAAACTCCCTTTGGTGCTACTCAACGCACGTTGTCTGACTTGTAGGCT from Arachis ipaensis cultivar K30076 chromosome B09, Araip1.1, whole genome shotgun sequence includes these protein-coding regions:
- the LOC107618893 gene encoding cytochrome P450 83B1-like, with the protein product MFSFLYYLLLLAIPLMAVVIFHHLKKQQHKRTTLPPGPKPLPIIGNLHQLDSSNLNLQLWNLSKIYGSIFSLQIGFKPAIVISSPKLAKEVLKDHDLDVSSRPPSLGTTRLSYNGFDLIFSPCSEYWREIRKICVVHFFSSKRISGFYHIRKSEVERMLGKISEHVSSLKTTNLSEILMSVSSSIVCRIACRRRYEVYMARNHS
- the LOC107618933 gene encoding uncharacterized protein LOC107618933, which codes for MENPKTLYLSFSKSNSNFNHSDLLILCEIFFENLGTAFRTLFSALPLFHDRHAAGSDPNPDPNSRIWPLVEDAAILLRCCMVSLTLLHSDQKFLVDKTRFLHRALHAFVSVDVANCRLRFRNFVSGADVELSDSCRPFLCALLEVFADELLRHQTLRSYLMLVDSVSSMREKLFVHNSMHHDFASVLLVIAAHFNLSVSNENAFENFVSRLFSHCDKDSRFPGLSPAPAISLLMDPTMPSAPKMFQAHVISLVSEAIDAGLDSTSLAPNINWYLIGFQKAVILYSMHITHLQIDNFYSKSKCGYDLSQHKKHHPTFQSSILQVTNSKLNQVLLLSDNSCKISSKTKANILADCIAFMKGKQCIFADSCRGMADSILEGLIHRAFSQYPSRDGFCVKENTSARDICLLASILKFMGVSLMQAVKCLINSGASGCLKTMENTSLHEKYGSLISHVRHFQEIKFCLPFQAFLCDLMKMQQTTSHSVSKSMIVHFSGLLYISFSSELHLLAKGCIYVIMALMSLIAFEEGDLVSLDPLRHGPLKSCSIVVQSNNTEEGVGYGDKQSIYKVVEQFIGIQKENLRSGSATSYTCNGEAFLDCILGNPKELDDYDELVDFVVCTTGKDYFSWLNNRTRYRKQRHEKMIDQRKIKKKAFMNGKSCKRQKMGRSTKRQIWK
- the LOC107618895 gene encoding spermatogenesis-associated protein 20-like: MVILSWNGLAISSFSRASKILLGEAESTKFYFPVVGTEPKEYMQIAGKAALFIKKELHNAETQRLNRSFRNSPSKAPGFLDDYAFLISGLLDLYEFGGGINWLQWAIELQGTQDALFLDGDGGGYFNNTCRWIFQFFSV